TCGGAGCGCCCAGGCGGTACGGCTGATCGACGCCACGGACGGCCACGCCGTTGATGACCGTGACCAGGTTCTGCAGGACGGCCCGCTGGGTCTCCGGCTTCACGACCGTGTCGACCAGGTTGTTCGGGAGCACGTAGCCGCCCGTCGCCCCGGTCGTTCCGAGCGTCGCCTTCGACGCCTCGGGCACGCCCATGAAGATCATGCCGAGCTCCTGGAGCGCGGCCTTGCTGGCGTTCAGCTGCTCGATGTCGATACCACCGTCCGACAGCTGGCCCTTGAAGCCCATGATCGCGTGGAGCACTTCGCCAGGCTGGTAGTCGCGGAAGGTCGCCGCCAGCATGGGCGACGCCTTGCCGGCGAACCCGCCGCCCGGCTGGATGAAGCGCGAGCCACCAGGCTGCGCGGACGCCGCACCCGCCGCCAGGGAGGCAGCGATCGACGGGGTCCGGCTGGAGTGCATCGCCTCGCGGACGGCCTCCTGGATCTCCGCCTTGCGAGCGGCCGCGTCACGGTCGGCGCGCTGGCCAGCCAGGAGCGTCTCGATCTCCGTCGCCTTGGCGGCAAGCTCGGTACTGCCATCCAGTGCGGCCGCATAGCGACCGCCATCCGCAGCCTTCGCGGCCGGGTTGGCATCGGTGCGGGTGTCGCCCACGCGCTTGAGCTCGGCCAGGATGCCGTCGAGCCGGGCGTTCAGTTCGCCGGTGCCATCGCCACCGGCCATGGGATAGATCGGGGTGCCCTTGCGGGTGTGCCCGATGGGCATGGCGCCCACGGCAGCGAGAGCCATCCAGACGGTCATGTAGACCGCCATGCCCTCGACGTTGCCGGAGTACCGCGTGATCGCGGACGGGTCCATCGTTCTCCTCAGTGGAGCGATCGCACGTAGGCAGCAAGCCCGTCGATCGCAAGGTCAAGCTTCGCCTTGACGTCGGGCGGCAGGTCAGCGTCGATCGGTGCCGATCCCACAGGAGCGGTCGAGCGCGATGGACCCTCGTCCATGCCCAGCACCGCCGCCTCGAGTGCAGCCTTGCTGGTCGCTTCGGATGGTAGGCCACTCGTCAACAGGGCCTTCAGCGCGGGCACCACGGCCAGCGTGTTCTGCGGGCTGGTGGT
Above is a window of Chloroflexota bacterium DNA encoding:
- a CDS encoding phage major capsid protein — its product is MDPSAITRYSGNVEGMAVYMTVWMALAAVGAMPIGHTRKGTPIYPMAGGDGTGELNARLDGILAELKRVGDTRTDANPAAKAADGGRYAAALDGSTELAAKATEIETLLAGQRADRDAAARKAEIQEAVREAMHSSRTPSIAASLAAGAASAQPGGSRFIQPGGGFAGKASPMLAATFRDYQPGEVLHAIMGFKGQLSDGGIDIEQLNASKAALQELGMIFMGVPEASKATLGTTGATGGYVLPNNLVDTVVKPETQRAVLQNLVTVINGVAVRGVDQPYRLGAPTRMTFQDWGATKENVNETYGSYSANLGTIARVMDIAKQYARFSAGAAEADVMDELTKAAILAENYYMVAGAGTGGTGTGDPTVGVYTSLNATPAFLGYKGAKTGAASNSTVAGSAASAFAELFGILAGRNREATAVLVDSTTYWTMIAQGSDAAGFWVSPTGGPTGFTRTESGGLAFWGVPIFYDTNLGTNAATKIAIAAEWNAFKLYRGMEFRIDSSDVAGDRWDKNLIGFRGEEEIGFNAETPVHVGAAQLMTSVIP